One window from the genome of Garra rufa chromosome 1, GarRuf1.0, whole genome shotgun sequence encodes:
- the cdip1 gene encoding cell death-inducing p53-target protein 1 isoform X1, whose amino-acid sequence MSSDPPPPYPGGPSAPLLVEKNGQPPVPAASSPITTGPPQGHPLPPEYGPPPYEATLQPGFVPPHVPGEGPMPKPVHMPMPMPPHGGYYAPPGHFPHPMAEHYGPGPSHFAPGHTATVLAPPGATTTTVTVLQGEMFQAAPVQTVCPHCQQPIITRISHDIGLMNTLICMFCFFVGCDLGCCLIPCLIDDLKDVTHTCPNCKGYIYTYKRIC is encoded by the exons ATGTCCAGTGACCCCCCTCCTCCTTACCCAGGGGGCCCCAGTGCCCCACTTCTCGTGGAGAAAAATGGACAACCTCCAGTTCCTG CAGCCAGTTCTCCAATAACGACAGGACCTCCACAAGGGCATCCGCTGCCTCCAGAATATGGACCTCCACCTTATGAAGCCACACTACAACCTGGATTTGTTCCCCCGCACGTCCCAGGAGAAGGTCCCATGCCTAAGCCTGTGCATATGCCAATGCCCATGCCTCCTCACG GTGGTTACTATGCTCCGCCTGGGCACTTTCCTCATCCGATGGCAGAGCACTATGGTCCGGGGCCGAGTCACTTTGCTCCAGGTCACACAGCTACTGTTCTCGCCCCTCCTGGTGCCACCACCACCACCGTGACTGTACTACAGGGGGAGATGTTCCAGGCGGCTCCAGTGCAGACGGTTTGTCCGCACTGCCAACAACCCATCATCACCCGCATCAGCCACGACATCGGCCTCATGAATACTCTTATCTGTATGTTCTGCTTCTTTGTCGG ttGTGATCTAGGTTGCTGCTTGATCCCCTGTTTGATCGACGACCTCAAGGATGTGACGCACACTTGCCCGAACTGCAAGGGCTATATTTACACATACAAGCGCATATGCTAA
- the cdip1 gene encoding cell death-inducing p53-target protein 1 isoform X2 yields the protein MSSDPPPPYPGGPSAPLLVEKNGQPPVPASSPITTGPPQGHPLPPEYGPPPYEATLQPGFVPPHVPGEGPMPKPVHMPMPMPPHGGYYAPPGHFPHPMAEHYGPGPSHFAPGHTATVLAPPGATTTTVTVLQGEMFQAAPVQTVCPHCQQPIITRISHDIGLMNTLICMFCFFVGCDLGCCLIPCLIDDLKDVTHTCPNCKGYIYTYKRIC from the exons ATGTCCAGTGACCCCCCTCCTCCTTACCCAGGGGGCCCCAGTGCCCCACTTCTCGTGGAGAAAAATGGACAACCTCCAGTTCCTG CCAGTTCTCCAATAACGACAGGACCTCCACAAGGGCATCCGCTGCCTCCAGAATATGGACCTCCACCTTATGAAGCCACACTACAACCTGGATTTGTTCCCCCGCACGTCCCAGGAGAAGGTCCCATGCCTAAGCCTGTGCATATGCCAATGCCCATGCCTCCTCACG GTGGTTACTATGCTCCGCCTGGGCACTTTCCTCATCCGATGGCAGAGCACTATGGTCCGGGGCCGAGTCACTTTGCTCCAGGTCACACAGCTACTGTTCTCGCCCCTCCTGGTGCCACCACCACCACCGTGACTGTACTACAGGGGGAGATGTTCCAGGCGGCTCCAGTGCAGACGGTTTGTCCGCACTGCCAACAACCCATCATCACCCGCATCAGCCACGACATCGGCCTCATGAATACTCTTATCTGTATGTTCTGCTTCTTTGTCGG ttGTGATCTAGGTTGCTGCTTGATCCCCTGTTTGATCGACGACCTCAAGGATGTGACGCACACTTGCCCGAACTGCAAGGGCTATATTTACACATACAAGCGCATATGCTAA
- the cdip1 gene encoding cell death-inducing p53-target protein 1 isoform X3, with product MSSDPPPPYPGGPSAPLLVEKNGQPPVPGPPQGHPLPPEYGPPPYEATLQPGFVPPHVPGEGPMPKPVHMPMPMPPHGGYYAPPGHFPHPMAEHYGPGPSHFAPGHTATVLAPPGATTTTVTVLQGEMFQAAPVQTVCPHCQQPIITRISHDIGLMNTLICMFCFFVGCDLGCCLIPCLIDDLKDVTHTCPNCKGYIYTYKRIC from the exons ATGTCCAGTGACCCCCCTCCTCCTTACCCAGGGGGCCCCAGTGCCCCACTTCTCGTGGAGAAAAATGGACAACCTCCAGTTCCTG GACCTCCACAAGGGCATCCGCTGCCTCCAGAATATGGACCTCCACCTTATGAAGCCACACTACAACCTGGATTTGTTCCCCCGCACGTCCCAGGAGAAGGTCCCATGCCTAAGCCTGTGCATATGCCAATGCCCATGCCTCCTCACG GTGGTTACTATGCTCCGCCTGGGCACTTTCCTCATCCGATGGCAGAGCACTATGGTCCGGGGCCGAGTCACTTTGCTCCAGGTCACACAGCTACTGTTCTCGCCCCTCCTGGTGCCACCACCACCACCGTGACTGTACTACAGGGGGAGATGTTCCAGGCGGCTCCAGTGCAGACGGTTTGTCCGCACTGCCAACAACCCATCATCACCCGCATCAGCCACGACATCGGCCTCATGAATACTCTTATCTGTATGTTCTGCTTCTTTGTCGG ttGTGATCTAGGTTGCTGCTTGATCCCCTGTTTGATCGACGACCTCAAGGATGTGACGCACACTTGCCCGAACTGCAAGGGCTATATTTACACATACAAGCGCATATGCTAA
- the snrnp25 gene encoding U11/U12 small nuclear ribonucleoprotein 25 kDa protein has product MEELTLKEENPNNVDKAEFEEKTAVDEIKEEEEEEEDEEALPHSEFLDIFEEGLALMVQDPLLCDLPIQVTLEEVNSQVALEYGQAMTVRVCKADGEVMPIVVVQSATVLDLKKAIRRYMELKQQREGGVKHISWKYVWRTFHLVFNGEKLEEDNRKLKDYGIRNRDEVTFLKKLRRK; this is encoded by the exons ATGGAAGAATTAACGTTAAAGGAAGAAAACCCAAATAATGTCGACAAAGCTGAGTTTGAAGAGAAAACTGCTGTTGATGAAATTAAAgaagaggaggaagaagaagaagatgagGAGGCACTGCCACACTCTGAATTTCTTGACATCTTTGAGGAAGGACTGGCTCTGATGGTGCAGGACCCTTTACTCTGCGACTTGCCAATTCAG GTCACATTGGAGGAGGTGAACTCTCAAGTGGCACTGGAATATGGCCAAGCCATGACTGTTCGCGTTTGTAAGGCTGATGGAGAAGTCATGC CTATTGTGGTTGTGCAGTCTGCGACAGTTCTGGATCTCAAGAAAGCCATTCGCAGATATATGGAGCTGAAACAACAGCGAGAAGGGGGTGTCAAGCACATCAGCTG GAAATACGTGTGGAGGACATTTCATCTGGTCTTCAATGGAGAAAAATTAGAAGAAGATAACAGAAAGCTGAAGGA CTAtggcatcaggaacagagatgaaGTGACATTTTTGAAGAAACTGAGGAGGAAATGA
- the polr3k gene encoding DNA-directed RNA polymerase III subunit RPC10: MLLFCPTCGNVLIVEEGQRCFRFACNTCPYVHNITRKVNNRKYPKLKEVDDVLGGSAAWENVDSTPEPCPKCEHPRAYFMQIQTRSADEPMTTFYKCCNPQCGHRWRD; encoded by the exons ATGCTCCTGTTTTGTCCAACTTGTGGGAATGTGTTAATCGTGGAAGAGGGACAGAGATGCTTCAGATTCGCGTGTAACACATGTCCATATGTGCACAACATCACGAGGAAG GTAAACAACAGAAAGTACCCCAAACTGAAGGAGGTTGATGATGTTCTCGGGGGCTCTGCTGCTTGGGAAAACGTGGATTCCACTCCAG aaccttgtCCAAAATGTGAGCACCCAAGGGCCTACTTTATGCAGATTCAAACTAGATCTGCTGATGAACCAATGACAACCTTCTACAAGTGCTGCAATCCACAATGTGGGCATCGTTGGAGAGACTAA